In Leptospira saintgironsiae, one genomic interval encodes:
- a CDS encoding tetratricopeptide repeat protein has protein sequence MSKPFFSLLICFSIFFFSNSVFADMKEGKKAYSRKDYTEALKQFQKYNDGNPSSGEAWMYMGYIYESKKDYNKSIQAFKKAVSLNLPKKDLVNSLTKIILYHNYQRDYGEVISYSNRLLKIDPDLSHIQKIRAAAEERYSSGGPRKPVYHEEEPEQESVSSLEKKLKQDPNNKEILWRLALAYYNEKEFAKSESILSGLVKSEPENVEYGYKYGALLVRVGNYDDALIVLNRIEPKIPSEREKLLYYTHLTQAAAYHKKKNFEEASKYYRKAHANKHTVLPLIGLTKIKWQQKDCDNAIKTAEKALEYGEKTREIRMYIGLCKIQIGKKEEGYDLLKEIGSAIEKENPELKELPDVYYDGILKLARYYTNNGNYEKALKYFHAVQPDEEEIREYNFYLGKTYLYTGSVDKAITHLEKVEDSAGAYYLLAKCYSEKNDQERTMSYIKKSGSIKSSYWVSAEKDKAFKKFRSDENFKTFLETRAGTRDHKKSEDDKEEDDSQDRD, from the coding sequence ATGAGTAAGCCGTTCTTTTCTCTACTGATTTGCTTTAGCATATTCTTCTTTTCCAATTCTGTCTTCGCAGATATGAAAGAAGGTAAAAAAGCTTATTCCAGAAAAGACTACACAGAGGCTCTCAAACAATTCCAAAAATATAACGATGGAAACCCTTCTTCAGGCGAGGCCTGGATGTACATGGGTTATATCTATGAGAGCAAAAAAGATTATAATAAGTCCATCCAAGCATTCAAAAAAGCAGTCAGTTTAAATCTTCCTAAAAAAGATTTAGTCAATTCTCTTACAAAGATTATCCTCTATCATAATTATCAGAGAGATTACGGAGAAGTGATCTCATATTCCAATCGATTATTAAAGATCGATCCGGACCTTTCTCATATCCAAAAGATTAGAGCTGCCGCAGAAGAGAGATATTCTTCCGGTGGACCTCGCAAACCTGTTTATCATGAAGAAGAACCAGAACAGGAAAGTGTTTCCAGTCTCGAAAAAAAGTTAAAACAAGATCCTAATAACAAAGAGATCCTTTGGAGACTTGCATTAGCTTATTATAATGAAAAAGAATTTGCTAAATCTGAATCTATTCTTTCCGGATTAGTCAAAAGTGAACCGGAGAATGTGGAGTATGGTTATAAGTACGGGGCTTTGCTTGTGCGAGTCGGAAATTACGACGACGCACTTATTGTTCTGAATCGTATAGAACCTAAGATCCCTTCTGAAAGAGAAAAATTACTTTATTATACACATCTTACTCAAGCGGCCGCTTATCATAAAAAGAAAAACTTCGAAGAGGCATCTAAGTATTATAGAAAGGCTCATGCTAATAAACATACAGTCCTTCCTTTGATCGGTCTGACCAAAATTAAATGGCAACAAAAGGATTGTGATAACGCGATCAAAACCGCAGAAAAAGCTCTCGAATACGGAGAAAAGACTAGAGAGATCCGAATGTATATCGGCCTCTGCAAGATACAGATCGGTAAAAAAGAAGAAGGTTATGATCTTCTAAAAGAAATCGGTTCGGCTATCGAAAAAGAAAATCCAGAACTGAAAGAACTTCCGGACGTATATTACGACGGTATCTTAAAACTCGCCAGATATTATACAAACAACGGCAACTACGAAAAAGCTCTTAAATATTTCCATGCTGTCCAACCGGACGAAGAAGAGATCAGAGAATATAATTTCTATTTAGGTAAAACTTATCTATACACTGGTTCCGTAGACAAAGCGATCACTCATTTAGAAAAGGTAGAAGATTCGGCCGGGGCTTATTACCTTTTAGCAAAATGTTATTCTGAGAAGAATGACCAAGAAAGGACGATGTCCTATATTAAAAAATCTGGAAGTATTAAATCTTCCTATTGGGTTTCT
- a CDS encoding GMC family oxidoreductase, translating to MGAIPEANYKIITPEKHEALIKEHGIKDGVWKLQAEAVIIGSGAGGAVVAATLAKAGWKVVLIEEGGYFTPAKFTGDEFLSQARLYRDAGFIIAEEQTLSILQGRTVGGSTTVNWQTSLYPPDYVTNEWDSRFGWKGYGRQEMDAYIAEVHERIGVHEVPPNLINANNNTLMKGGKALGLHPEVLKNNNRGCIGLGRCGLGCPINAKQSAFLTWIPDAIEAGATVISNMRAQYIQDGDIKTVVAEFTPDPYEKAPNNVLEKVVIEAPVVIVSAGAIEGPALLQRSGLGNDWVGRNLKVHPTSTNFAIFDETINMFSGPPQSAVIKDGHNQDNTGYGYWLEVAPFRPTLASSLIPFYGQRQFDAMKKYPNMSAGIVLVRDGADGEANASVKWSLGRRKVYFEITPTDGKNLLKGLKALAEVQVAAGAKAIIFPFPDVLDPIPVDKNSKFDWILDKSIEPGKIAIGSAHPHGSIQASKSADLGAVDMDFQLYGHKNIFVMDASVYPTGLSVNPQITTMSVNLRAARALAQRKAEVLGNK from the coding sequence ATGGGAGCGATTCCTGAGGCAAATTATAAGATTATCACTCCGGAAAAACATGAAGCTTTGATCAAAGAGCATGGGATCAAAGACGGAGTTTGGAAATTACAAGCAGAAGCTGTCATCATAGGTTCCGGCGCGGGAGGAGCAGTAGTCGCTGCCACTCTTGCAAAAGCAGGATGGAAAGTGGTTCTGATCGAAGAAGGCGGGTATTTCACTCCTGCAAAATTCACCGGTGATGAGTTTCTTTCCCAAGCAAGATTATATAGAGATGCGGGATTTATCATCGCAGAAGAGCAAACTCTTTCTATCTTACAAGGAAGAACTGTAGGAGGTTCTACCACTGTAAACTGGCAAACTTCTCTTTATCCTCCTGATTACGTGACCAACGAATGGGATTCCCGCTTCGGTTGGAAAGGTTACGGAAGACAAGAAATGGACGCTTATATTGCAGAAGTCCACGAAAGAATCGGTGTCCATGAAGTTCCTCCGAATTTGATCAATGCAAACAACAATACCTTGATGAAGGGTGGAAAAGCGTTAGGTTTACATCCAGAAGTATTAAAAAATAATAATAGAGGCTGTATTGGTCTCGGCCGATGCGGTTTGGGCTGTCCTATTAATGCAAAACAATCTGCATTCTTAACTTGGATTCCTGATGCGATCGAAGCAGGTGCAACTGTAATCTCAAATATGAGAGCACAATACATCCAAGACGGAGATATCAAAACTGTAGTTGCAGAATTCACTCCTGATCCTTATGAAAAGGCTCCAAACAATGTTTTGGAAAAAGTAGTGATCGAAGCACCAGTGGTGATTGTGAGCGCTGGTGCTATCGAAGGTCCTGCATTACTGCAAAGATCCGGATTAGGAAACGATTGGGTGGGAAGAAATTTAAAAGTTCATCCTACAAGCACGAATTTTGCGATCTTTGACGAGACGATCAATATGTTCTCTGGACCCCCTCAATCCGCAGTGATTAAAGACGGTCATAACCAAGACAATACTGGTTACGGATATTGGTTAGAGGTGGCACCTTTCCGTCCTACGTTAGCAAGTTCACTGATTCCTTTTTATGGGCAGAGACAATTCGATGCCATGAAGAAGTATCCGAACATGAGCGCAGGTATTGTGCTTGTTCGTGATGGAGCAGACGGCGAAGCAAACGCTTCTGTAAAATGGTCCTTGGGAAGAAGAAAAGTCTATTTCGAGATCACTCCTACCGACGGTAAAAATTTACTCAAGGGTTTGAAAGCTCTCGCAGAAGTGCAAGTTGCTGCTGGTGCAAAGGCGATCATATTCCCATTCCCGGATGTCCTTGATCCAATTCCTGTGGATAAAAATTCTAAGTTTGATTGGATCTTGGATAAGAGTATCGAACCAGGAAAGATTGCGATCGGATCTGCTCACCCTCATGGTTCTATCCAAGCATCTAAATCAGCCGACTTAGGTGCAGTAGATATGGATTTCCAACTCTATGGCCATAAGAATATTTTCGTAATGGATGCTTCTGTATATCCTACAGGATTATCAGTAAATCCTCAAATAACGACCATGAGCGTGAATCTTAGAGCTGCAAGAGCCTTGGCTCAAAGAAAGGCAGAGGTTTTAGGAAATAAATAA
- a CDS encoding ribonuclease R family protein, with the protein MTQKKKIVKQIQTKKKTKTVDNSENNKGSKRSVSKDSEENELRKKIREAKEKVAKKKKDHKSSRSSNFEVFPVEKKVKTQAPPSVPSPPKKEKEFKAPKFKKESKQESHVPASKPKFYDRKSGSHDWERENEPGRKLLKFFRSNAGKVLSMQEIYSKFVAHAGQKKGFRREKWEAQEQKRSAEEVLVFFEKEGLIEIQKKNIIVRPNQTLSGTISLSKKGDGFVKLTTGTEVFVPGQYTSSAIQGDLVEILPTGIGRKGKLEGEVVSVLRRGRELYRMKVTEKDYKFIIGTFLDMDGDLKEGFLPRKTLLQDLQDEINIGDVLIVTLKQDSDHEKNLYEAHFVRFESDTKEDTDLMRMLMKYNYTILYPEEVKLEELPDEVDESTVDNWSSRVDLRELKSITIDGEYSKDFDDAISFIDEGKKIRFYVHIADVSHYVQPGSDLDIEAYARATSVYLGSRVVPMLPPELSENLCSLVAKKNRLAFTVEMEADWSGTIFHAKFYKSIIKVEERYTYNRAEEEIKSGDPKNWIFQMMKFADILRKRRLNSGRVDLNLKENKVVTDSEHNVVEIRPVDRLQAHILIEEFMLSANIKVAEYIRKKERPTLYRVHEPMDVEKLEMLNSFLNLNGVNAQLHDTNYESIRHVLQVIEGSPSERLFNISLLRSFMQAYYSGEYLGHWGLGFKDYCHFTSPIRRYPDLVCHRVLESILLSEEEPYSEEDIKIMGLHTSHEERKATDSERDYYKLKACRFLEKTGIKEFTATLVGFKAAVAFVELNNPPVEAIIPAIEFTDEGELQAETDFTFYSKKYTKQYSLGETFLVELDRIDFEEIKIYVKMKKFQKKG; encoded by the coding sequence ATGACACAAAAAAAGAAAATAGTTAAACAAATACAAACAAAGAAAAAAACAAAAACCGTAGATAATAGTGAAAACAACAAAGGATCTAAGAGATCTGTTTCAAAAGACTCAGAAGAAAATGAATTAAGAAAAAAGATCAGAGAAGCAAAGGAGAAGGTCGCTAAAAAGAAAAAAGACCATAAGTCTTCTCGCTCTTCTAACTTCGAAGTTTTTCCTGTAGAAAAAAAAGTAAAAACGCAAGCGCCACCTTCGGTCCCTTCTCCGCCTAAAAAAGAAAAAGAATTTAAGGCTCCTAAGTTTAAGAAAGAATCAAAACAGGAATCTCATGTTCCTGCATCAAAGCCCAAGTTTTACGATAGAAAATCAGGAAGTCATGATTGGGAAAGAGAGAATGAACCTGGTAGAAAACTTCTAAAATTTTTCCGTTCTAACGCCGGAAAGGTTCTCTCTATGCAAGAGATTTACTCTAAGTTCGTTGCTCATGCAGGACAGAAAAAAGGTTTTAGAAGAGAAAAATGGGAAGCTCAGGAACAAAAACGTTCCGCTGAAGAAGTTTTAGTATTTTTCGAAAAAGAAGGCCTGATTGAGATCCAAAAAAAGAATATTATAGTTCGCCCCAACCAAACCTTAAGTGGAACAATCTCTTTAAGTAAAAAAGGAGATGGCTTTGTAAAGCTGACTACTGGCACTGAGGTATTTGTTCCGGGCCAGTATACTTCTTCTGCGATACAAGGTGACCTTGTGGAAATTCTTCCTACAGGTATTGGCCGCAAAGGAAAATTAGAAGGGGAAGTTGTCTCGGTTCTCCGCAGAGGTCGTGAACTTTATAGAATGAAGGTCACTGAGAAGGATTATAAATTTATAATCGGGACCTTCTTAGATATGGACGGAGATCTGAAAGAAGGTTTCCTTCCCCGCAAAACATTACTCCAAGATCTGCAAGATGAGATCAATATAGGAGATGTTTTGATCGTAACATTAAAGCAAGATTCTGATCACGAAAAAAATCTATACGAAGCCCACTTTGTTCGTTTTGAATCGGATACCAAAGAAGACACGGATCTGATGAGAATGCTTATGAAGTACAATTATACTATCCTCTATCCTGAAGAAGTAAAATTGGAAGAACTTCCTGATGAAGTGGACGAATCCACAGTGGATAATTGGAGCTCCAGAGTTGACTTAAGAGAACTTAAATCCATCACAATAGATGGAGAATATTCCAAGGACTTTGACGACGCGATCTCCTTTATAGACGAAGGCAAGAAGATCAGATTTTACGTTCATATCGCAGATGTTTCTCATTATGTTCAACCTGGTTCTGATCTAGATATAGAAGCGTATGCGAGAGCCACTTCCGTATATTTGGGAAGTAGAGTTGTTCCTATGCTTCCTCCTGAACTTTCTGAAAATCTATGTAGTCTTGTGGCTAAGAAGAATCGATTGGCATTCACAGTCGAGATGGAAGCGGACTGGAGTGGAACAATCTTCCATGCTAAGTTTTATAAGTCCATAATCAAAGTAGAAGAAAGATACACTTATAATCGAGCAGAAGAAGAGATCAAATCTGGAGATCCTAAAAATTGGATCTTCCAAATGATGAAATTTGCTGACATTCTTAGAAAGAGAAGGCTGAACTCTGGAAGAGTAGACCTAAATCTGAAAGAGAATAAGGTTGTAACTGACTCAGAACATAATGTAGTAGAGATCAGACCTGTGGATAGACTGCAGGCGCATATCTTGATCGAAGAATTCATGCTATCTGCAAACATCAAAGTTGCAGAGTATATTCGCAAAAAAGAAAGACCCACTCTATATCGTGTCCATGAACCGATGGATGTAGAAAAACTGGAGATGTTAAATTCATTCCTAAATTTGAATGGAGTCAATGCTCAGCTTCATGATACAAACTACGAATCCATTCGACATGTCTTGCAAGTGATTGAAGGAAGCCCTTCAGAGCGACTGTTCAATATTTCTCTTTTAAGAAGTTTTATGCAGGCTTACTATTCAGGGGAATATCTGGGGCATTGGGGTTTAGGTTTCAAAGACTATTGTCATTTCACTTCTCCAATCCGCCGTTATCCTGACTTGGTTTGCCATAGGGTTTTAGAGAGTATTCTACTCTCTGAAGAAGAGCCTTATTCTGAGGAAGATATCAAAATAATGGGGCTTCATACTTCTCACGAGGAAAGAAAGGCTACTGATTCGGAAAGGGATTATTATAAACTCAAAGCTTGTAGGTTCTTAGAAAAAACAGGCATCAAAGAATTTACTGCAACTCTTGTAGGGTTTAAAGCAGCAGTTGCATTTGTGGAATTGAATAATCCACCAGTCGAAGCAATCATCCCTGCGATAGAATTTACTGACGAAGGTGAGTTACAAGCAGAGACAGACTTCACATTCTATTCTAAAAAATATACCAAACAATATTCATTAGGTGAAACCTTCCTTGTTGAATTGGATAGAATTGATTTTGAAGAAATTAAAATTTATGTGAAGATGAAAAAATTCCAAAAGAAAGGATAG
- the tsaB gene encoding tRNA (adenosine(37)-N6)-threonylcarbamoyltransferase complex dimerization subunit type 1 TsaB produces the protein MTKILFFDATNSWILVGCYLKTEDGKLEKLSEHKELHNRESSLLLIKEISNCLKVSNWEKPDIIVTATGPGSFTGIRISVATARNFSQIWNIPVLGIDSLELYSCQYYAESESPVCVGIEAKQGKVYFGLRDSRGYWGTIDIAPDLIPETIPEDRIGSYLTGIKFSDSPEFFAGTNMKENLPSPEASILEKSSEIKKALSKPEDHSYLQLVPNYLRGTYADDKPKVYYT, from the coding sequence ATGACAAAAATATTATTCTTCGATGCTACCAACTCTTGGATCTTAGTGGGCTGTTATCTTAAAACGGAAGATGGCAAACTAGAAAAACTTTCCGAGCACAAAGAATTGCATAATAGAGAATCTTCCCTATTACTCATTAAGGAAATTTCCAATTGTTTGAAGGTTTCTAATTGGGAAAAACCTGATATAATAGTAACTGCTACTGGCCCAGGATCCTTTACTGGGATCAGGATCTCAGTGGCAACTGCTCGTAATTTTTCGCAGATCTGGAATATTCCGGTTTTGGGAATTGATAGTTTAGAATTGTACTCCTGCCAATATTATGCGGAATCAGAATCTCCCGTTTGTGTAGGAATAGAAGCGAAACAAGGAAAAGTATATTTCGGTCTAAGGGACTCCAGAGGTTACTGGGGAACTATAGACATTGCTCCGGATTTGATTCCGGAAACCATCCCGGAGGATAGGATAGGCTCTTATCTTACCGGAATTAAGTTCAGCGACTCTCCCGAATTTTTTGCGGGAACAAATATGAAAGAAAATCTTCCTTCGCCGGAAGCAAGTATATTGGAAAAGTCCAGTGAGATCAAAAAGGCGTTATCTAAGCCAGAAGATCATTCGTATTTACAATTGGTTCCGAACTATCTGAGAGGAACTTATGCTGATGATAAGCCTAAGGTATATTATACATGA
- the tsaE gene encoding tRNA (adenosine(37)-N6)-threonylcarbamoyltransferase complex ATPase subunit type 1 TsaE — MLGRFENLTLDSIDLPVSKLAGILAAVWKEGKFPLVLLSGKMGSGKTTFVSKLVKALLDELKPGLDKSKLFVNSPTYTFMNEYPFQEIQNQLGDPLEIFHFDLYRIGSSEEIPDLGFEEYWNGRGISLIEWWEKAEPEFKDRKFRIKIDLEEADEDIRNLQIEFLGEEWSSSDQQITSFLKSEKAL; from the coding sequence ATGTTAGGACGGTTTGAAAATCTTACCTTAGATTCTATCGATCTACCTGTCTCGAAACTTGCAGGAATCCTTGCGGCTGTCTGGAAAGAAGGAAAATTTCCCTTAGTTCTTCTTTCCGGAAAAATGGGTTCAGGCAAAACCACTTTCGTTTCTAAACTTGTAAAAGCTCTACTGGATGAATTGAAACCTGGATTGGATAAGTCCAAACTCTTTGTAAATTCTCCTACTTACACTTTTATGAATGAGTATCCGTTTCAAGAGATCCAAAACCAATTGGGAGATCCATTAGAGATTTTTCATTTTGATCTTTATCGGATCGGTTCTTCCGAAGAAATTCCAGATCTTGGGTTTGAAGAATATTGGAACGGCAGAGGGATTTCACTGATAGAATGGTGGGAAAAAGCAGAACCTGAATTTAAAGACAGAAAATTCCGAATCAAAATCGATTTGGAAGAAGCAGACGAAGACATTAGAAATTTGCAGATTGAGTTTTTGGGAGAAGAATGGAGCAGTTCTGATCAGCAGATTACGTCCTTCCTGAAGTCTGAGAAAGCACTATGA
- a CDS encoding Hsp33 family molecular chaperone HslO, translating into MENHDIYQYGILPDVHFRFSSAEISYAVTAASNLHGFDDAGTELLARTMLAAFFLADLVKDDTKVSVQIRFYDDTEIHSVLAYSTRDGKLKATLRHRPEEDIESGQISEENLGILKVFRWKDGECIYQSIVPFRNQSFESNIENYLRDSEQVPSFLVAYIKLEGLHWRIKGLFLQALPEARPEHIDAVRELAGKLEEEKSKVYEGTVSQALEILQSSWNTKFEILATGRPEYRCDCSEEKIKELIQNLGKEEAMDIAEEQGQIEVTCEFCNSIYRFPKAEVLELF; encoded by the coding sequence ATGGAAAATCACGACATATACCAGTATGGGATTCTTCCCGACGTTCACTTTCGTTTTTCCTCAGCCGAAATTTCCTACGCAGTAACCGCAGCGTCTAACTTACACGGTTTCGATGATGCAGGTACGGAGCTTCTGGCAAGGACGATGCTTGCCGCCTTCTTCTTAGCGGATCTAGTAAAAGATGACACAAAGGTAAGTGTTCAAATCCGCTTTTATGATGACACTGAGATTCATTCAGTTTTAGCTTATAGCACTCGTGATGGAAAACTAAAGGCAACTCTAAGACATCGTCCCGAAGAAGATATAGAATCAGGACAGATCTCAGAGGAAAATTTAGGAATTTTAAAAGTATTCCGTTGGAAAGACGGAGAATGTATTTATCAATCCATTGTTCCTTTTAGAAACCAAAGTTTCGAATCAAATATTGAAAACTATTTGAGAGACTCTGAGCAGGTTCCTTCCTTTTTAGTGGCTTATATTAAATTAGAAGGTTTGCATTGGAGGATCAAAGGTTTATTCTTACAAGCATTGCCGGAAGCAAGACCGGAGCATATAGATGCAGTTAGAGAATTAGCCGGAAAATTAGAAGAAGAAAAATCCAAAGTTTACGAAGGAACTGTTTCTCAAGCATTAGAAATTTTGCAATCTTCTTGGAATACAAAATTCGAGATCTTGGCAACAGGAAGACCTGAATATAGATGTGATTGTTCTGAAGAGAAGATCAAAGAACTGATCCAAAATTTAGGAAAAGAAGAAGCAATGGATATCGCAGAAGAGCAAGGACAGATCGAAGTCACTTGCGAATTTTGTAATTCCATCTATAGATTTCCAAAGGCAGAGGTCTTAGAGTTATTTTAA
- a CDS encoding beta-galactosidase produces MIFGADYYPEQWTPKDWEEDIRIMKDMGLTRVRLAEFSWALVEPKEGKFDFSFWKKMLDLFHKHKMDVILGTPTATFPPWLAKKYPDVLQVRDGVLRNIGTRRQACFSSPNYRKAVVRVVTKMAQTLGDHPAVIGWQIDNEIGHEGSDIDHSETSLKTFRLWLKSKYKTIQNLNDTWGNIFWGVIFNDWNEIPLPGPHVSAGFNPSMIQDFYRFHSDTIADFVKLQSDIVRKFSPNRKLTTNLYPSPFLPVIDMSELFTHLDYVSWDNYPTWGDQEEPFPHPFISAMHQYNRGLKDLPFTVMEQISGFQGHDTLGYLPAPGQIQLWMKQAIIQGAEQIVFFRYRTARFGQEQLCYGILDHDKSLTDRYLELQKGISEILPEAKDFASEHFPADVAVLHDIENARNFKHQPISSGLKHSPVPFAQVGYDIEMATWFAGLNILNVNTHFLPISKTDFSKYKVLVLPLYAMVDDSIVKKIEQFVREGGVLVLGYRSGLKDKNSWMLDSQVPGPFSEMAGVKVRKFEAVGNRNVKFQFRVLPGTCSKICEILEPSTAKVWARYSDNKKFYKGKPVITCNRFGKGSVVYVGASLSPISFMLLYRRILKMAGIPFTFYGPTVERSFRKGKSKDYEIFINHSGKKALAGFKLLKPYEVRILPKTKK; encoded by the coding sequence ATGATTTTCGGAGCTGATTATTATCCTGAACAATGGACTCCCAAAGATTGGGAAGAAGATATTCGGATCATGAAAGACATGGGATTGACCAGAGTCCGTCTCGCAGAATTTTCTTGGGCCTTAGTTGAACCTAAAGAAGGCAAATTTGATTTTTCTTTTTGGAAGAAGATGTTGGATCTCTTTCATAAACATAAAATGGATGTGATCCTAGGAACTCCAACAGCCACATTTCCTCCATGGCTTGCTAAAAAATATCCTGACGTTCTTCAAGTGAGAGATGGGGTTTTAAGAAATATAGGAACAAGAAGACAGGCATGTTTTTCTTCTCCAAATTATAGGAAAGCAGTAGTTCGGGTTGTTACTAAGATGGCCCAAACATTAGGAGATCATCCTGCTGTAATCGGTTGGCAAATAGATAATGAGATCGGTCATGAAGGATCAGATATTGATCATTCGGAAACTTCTCTCAAAACATTTCGTCTTTGGCTGAAATCTAAATACAAAACGATCCAAAATCTAAATGATACTTGGGGAAATATTTTCTGGGGAGTGATCTTCAATGATTGGAATGAGATCCCACTACCAGGGCCTCATGTGAGTGCAGGATTTAATCCTTCTATGATCCAAGACTTTTACAGATTTCATTCGGATACGATTGCGGATTTCGTAAAATTACAATCTGATATTGTGAGAAAATTTTCTCCCAATAGAAAACTTACTACGAACTTATATCCGAGTCCTTTTCTCCCTGTGATAGATATGAGCGAATTATTCACTCACTTAGATTACGTTTCTTGGGATAATTATCCTACTTGGGGAGACCAAGAAGAACCTTTCCCTCATCCATTTATCTCTGCAATGCATCAATACAATCGAGGATTAAAGGATCTTCCTTTTACTGTGATGGAACAAATTTCAGGATTCCAAGGACATGATACTTTAGGTTATCTTCCTGCTCCAGGTCAGATCCAACTTTGGATGAAACAAGCGATCATCCAAGGTGCAGAACAAATTGTATTTTTCAGATATAGAACTGCAAGATTCGGACAAGAACAACTTTGTTATGGAATTCTAGATCACGACAAATCGCTTACTGATAGATACTTAGAATTGCAAAAAGGGATCTCCGAAATTTTGCCTGAAGCCAAGGATTTTGCTTCTGAACATTTTCCTGCAGATGTTGCTGTTCTTCATGATATAGAGAATGCAAGGAATTTCAAACACCAACCAATCTCTTCCGGTTTAAAACATAGTCCTGTGCCATTCGCGCAAGTTGGTTATGATATTGAGATGGCCACTTGGTTTGCAGGTTTGAATATTCTAAACGTAAACACTCATTTCCTACCGATCTCAAAGACTGACTTCTCCAAATATAAAGTATTGGTCCTTCCCCTTTATGCAATGGTAGATGATTCTATTGTTAAAAAAATAGAGCAATTCGTTAGAGAAGGAGGTGTTTTAGTTTTAGGGTACAGATCAGGGTTGAAGGACAAAAACTCTTGGATGTTGGATTCACAGGTGCCTGGCCCATTCTCCGAAATGGCTGGGGTCAAAGTGAGAAAGTTTGAAGCAGTTGGAAATCGAAACGTTAAGTTCCAATTCAGGGTATTACCAGGGACCTGCTCTAAAATTTGTGAGATCTTAGAACCTAGTACTGCCAAAGTTTGGGCAAGATATTCTGATAATAAGAAATTTTATAAAGGAAAACCTGTCATAACTTGTAATCGATTTGGAAAAGGATCTGTCGTATACGTTGGAGCGAGTCTGAGTCCGATCTCGTTTATGCTATTATATAGAAGAATCTTAAAAATGGCAGGCATACCTTTTACTTTTTACGGCCCAACAGTTGAGCGCAGTTTTAGAAAAGGAAAGTCCAAAGACTACGAAATTTTTATCAATCATTCCGGTAAGAAGGCTCTTGCCGGTTTCAAGCTACTCAAACCATACGAGGTGAGGATCCTGCCTAAAACGAAAAAATGA
- a CDS encoding LIC_10030 family protein codes for MKLNEVKELNKLLQNHSNGRNKENSVYVDNLHTSFVEFEEKFILPSTSVFEIEFNAAENFLKSILQYAPELVADSFVLPEPRPKRDIDRLFLIKPFYTEGEMFRENSPEVWREKLPPFAIITSFHVMHLGGAPKEDIYAQASQGKTMSVYTNRAYFSSRVIPLDSLTVLEDAVIDFTAKKYQESDFMVQISTDTFEGVRHTYSEIFDEVDYSKQVSFIHESLGITPADWTLGKIFAPLAVEYLTLTARFLDPSLDRIAKDFNSFHQVVDLLLRPGSMTLEESARNSFFSWLRSHKSERIISPSGNMTWKILRAERT; via the coding sequence ATGAAGCTGAATGAAGTTAAAGAATTAAACAAACTCTTACAGAATCATTCGAATGGAAGAAACAAGGAAAATTCCGTTTATGTGGATAACCTTCATACTTCATTCGTTGAGTTCGAAGAAAAGTTTATTCTACCTTCTACTTCTGTTTTCGAAATAGAGTTTAACGCTGCAGAAAATTTTTTAAAATCTATTCTGCAATACGCTCCTGAGTTAGTTGCAGATTCTTTTGTTCTTCCCGAACCCAGGCCTAAAAGAGATATTGATCGTTTATTTCTGATCAAACCGTTTTATACCGAAGGAGAAATGTTCAGAGAAAATTCTCCAGAAGTATGGAGAGAAAAACTTCCCCCATTTGCTATCATTACTAGTTTTCATGTAATGCATCTGGGTGGAGCACCCAAGGAAGATATTTACGCGCAAGCTTCTCAGGGAAAAACTATGTCCGTTTATACAAACAGAGCTTACTTTTCTTCTCGGGTAATTCCTTTGGATTCTCTTACAGTCTTAGAAGATGCGGTGATAGACTTCACTGCTAAAAAGTACCAAGAGTCAGACTTCATGGTCCAGATCTCCACAGATACGTTCGAAGGAGTTAGGCATACATATTCCGAAATTTTTGACGAAGTGGATTATTCTAAGCAAGTAAGCTTTATCCATGAGTCTCTCGGGATCACTCCTGCAGATTGGACTCTTGGAAAAATTTTCGCTCCTTTAGCGGTGGAATACCTTACATTGACCGCCAGATTTCTGGATCCTTCTTTAGATAGGATCGCAAAGGATTTTAATTCATTTCACCAAGTTGTTGATCTTTTGTTAAGACCAGGCAGCATGACCTTAGAAGAATCTGCCCGAAATTCATTCTTCTCATGGCTCCGATCTCATAAGTCGGAGAGGATCATTTCCCCTTCAGGAAACATGACCTGGAAAATTTTGAGGGCAGAAAGGACATAA